GGTGTGCGGCTGCAGCTGGATTTGTTTTTCAACCTCAAGATCACGCTCTGCAACACCTAAATGTGCTGTAGAAAGTTCCGGACGGATAATGGTATCACTTGCATATGGGCTTTCAAAAAAACAGCTTTTGCAGAATCCCATTCTGTAAATCGGTTTATTTTCCCCACAATTTACACATTGAAATCCCGTATGCTTTATGCTTAATTCTTTACCAATCAACTCATTCATATGGATCAGATCTCCTGAAAGATTGAGATAGTATTGGATTGGCTTTGCATCATAGCTTGTCATCTTTAAAATTTGCCCTTGAAACTGCATATTATATTTATATTACTTTTTTAAGTAAATTTAATGATTATATTTTTCAAAAAAGTAAAATTTATATTTTTGTACTAATAAAAAATACAAATGGTTTATCTTGTAACAGGCGGTAGTGGGTTCATCGGATCTCATTTAATTGAACGATTATTAAGAAATGGACATTCTGTCATAAACATTGACAATTTTGATGATTTCTATAACTATCAGGTAAAAATTAAAAATACTTTAGAGTCAATTGGTAAAATTTCGGATTTTAAATACTCAGACAAAGAGACTGATATCCGTCATTTAATCTCACTTACTCATTCTGACCAATATTCCCTCTATTGGCAGGATATACGCGACCAAAAAGGTCTTGAAAACATCTTTAAAAACCATCACATAGATATGGTGATTCATCTGGCAGCACTTGCTGGTGTGCGCCCTTCCATTGAGCGTCCTTTAGAATATGAAGAAGTCAATGTAAGAGGTACTATGAATCTTTGGGAATTGTGTAAGGATTTCAATATTAAAAAATTTATTTGCGCTTCATCATCAAGTGTTTATGGGAACAATGAAAAGGTTCCTTTTGCAGAAACAGATAATGTAGACAATCCTATATCACCTTATGCGGCCACTAAAAAAAGTGGAGAAATCATAGGGCATGTTTATTACAATCTATACCATATAGATATGATCCAGCTTAGGTTCTTCACAGTATATGGACCAAGACAAAGACCTGACCTTGCGATACACAAGTTTGTAAAGCTTATTTCAGAAAATCAGGAAATCCCTTTCTATGGCGACGGAAATACAGCCAGAGATTATACTTATATAGATGACATTATTGACGGAATTACAAAGTCTATCCTTTATCTGGAAAACAATTCCGGGGTTTATGAGGTGCTTAATCTCGGAGAAAATCAGGTAG
The window above is part of the Chryseobacterium sp. MA9 genome. Proteins encoded here:
- a CDS encoding GDP-mannose 4,6-dehydratase, producing MVYLVTGGSGFIGSHLIERLLRNGHSVINIDNFDDFYNYQVKIKNTLESIGKISDFKYSDKETDIRHLISLTHSDQYSLYWQDIRDQKGLENIFKNHHIDMVIHLAALAGVRPSIERPLEYEEVNVRGTMNLWELCKDFNIKKFICASSSSVYGNNEKVPFAETDNVDNPISPYAATKKSGEIIGHVYYNLYHIDMIQLRFFTVYGPRQRPDLAIHKFVKLISENQEIPFYGDGNTARDYTYIDDIIDGITKSILYLENNSGVYEVLNLGENQVVTLSEMVSTIENALGKTAIKKILPMQPGDVTKTNADITKAKDLIGYKPATDFQNGIKKFVEWFLRKRH